One window of Metopolophium dirhodum isolate CAU chromosome 3, ASM1992520v1, whole genome shotgun sequence genomic DNA carries:
- the LOC132940929 gene encoding uncharacterized protein LOC132940929: MSKPSAGKPLASTKTRLNELISWRLIKKNPSGGLIWGIFGASLIINSYFWVHFLRRKEYQVDHKKRMWNERFEMLENPVKMKLYYSSDETVPKPCQPLTDVYKKMQEAESSNCLKCKRETDPKNE, from the exons ATGAGCAAACCAAGTGCAGGTAAACCATTGGCTTCTACAAAAACTCGTCTGAATGAGCTCATTTCTTGGAGGTTAATCAAGAAAAACCCATCAGGTGGATTGATATGGGGAATTTTTGGtgcatcattaataattaatagttatttttgggTTCATTTCTTAAGGCGTAAAGAATATCAA gtTGACCACAAAAAACGCATGTGGAATGAACGTTTTGAAATGCTTGAAAATCCCGTTaagatgaaattatattattcatctgATGAAACAGTGCCAAAACCATGTCAACCACTAACTgatgtttacaaaaaaatgcaAGAGGCAGAAtccagcaactgtctgaaatgtAAACGTGAAACTGAtcctaaaaatgaataa